The following proteins come from a genomic window of Microbacterium sulfonylureivorans:
- a CDS encoding ThiF family adenylyltransferase: MNAPWSVRITQNDWHALAAHLFPGDRDEHAAILRCGLARTPRGNRLLVHDVLYAVDGTDYVPGDRGYRKLTPEFVLEAAESCADDELVYVAVHCHGGTERVEFSEIDMASHERGYPALLDITDRPAVGALVFARNAVAGDIWLADGTRVPIDHLQVLGRPQTRLHPEPRRPAHAGEAFDRQSRIFGDRGQHILATQRVAIIGLGGAGSLINEYLARLGVGEILVIDPDRIEMSNLSRVVGARRGDAWSLLTTENRPEWLRRIGRRLSAPKVKIAARVAREASRTVTVTAVFDDVLEPDVAELLLDCDHIFLAADSHSARRLVDALTHQYFIPNTQVGAKVSLVKDTGDIADIFSAVRASVPGDGCLRCAQLINPVLLQEEAKSHGERRRQRYLDDDDVPAPSVITLNALAAAHAVNDWMMSITGLTSDLVEPHRWITIHPLTDEIVEYAQRHHPSCPNCGLGRFARGDARRLPTKVR, from the coding sequence ATGAACGCCCCCTGGTCGGTTCGCATCACCCAGAACGATTGGCACGCCCTGGCGGCGCACCTGTTCCCCGGCGACCGCGACGAACACGCTGCGATCCTCCGCTGCGGACTTGCCCGCACGCCCCGAGGGAACCGGCTGCTTGTACACGACGTCCTGTACGCCGTCGACGGTACCGACTACGTCCCCGGCGACCGCGGCTACCGCAAGCTCACCCCAGAGTTCGTCCTCGAGGCAGCGGAGTCCTGCGCGGACGACGAGCTCGTCTATGTTGCCGTGCACTGTCACGGCGGCACGGAACGGGTGGAGTTCTCCGAGATTGACATGGCATCGCATGAACGCGGCTATCCGGCACTGCTGGACATCACCGACCGCCCTGCCGTCGGAGCGTTAGTGTTCGCCCGCAACGCCGTCGCTGGCGACATCTGGCTCGCCGACGGCACTCGCGTCCCCATTGATCACCTGCAGGTCCTCGGCCGGCCCCAGACCCGGCTGCATCCCGAGCCACGCCGCCCCGCTCACGCTGGTGAAGCGTTCGACCGCCAGTCCCGCATTTTCGGGGACCGCGGCCAGCACATCCTCGCTACCCAACGCGTCGCCATCATCGGTCTCGGCGGTGCCGGCTCTCTAATCAACGAATACCTTGCCCGTCTTGGCGTGGGAGAGATTCTTGTGATCGACCCAGACCGGATCGAGATGTCCAACCTGTCCCGCGTCGTGGGAGCGCGCCGAGGGGATGCCTGGAGCCTGCTTACCACCGAAAATCGGCCGGAGTGGTTGCGACGGATCGGCCGGCGGCTCTCTGCTCCCAAAGTGAAGATCGCGGCGCGTGTGGCGCGGGAGGCGTCCCGGACCGTCACCGTCACCGCCGTGTTCGACGACGTGCTCGAGCCCGATGTCGCAGAGTTGCTCCTGGACTGCGATCACATCTTCCTCGCCGCGGATTCTCACTCGGCGCGCCGGCTGGTCGACGCCCTCACCCATCAGTACTTCATCCCCAACACGCAGGTCGGCGCGAAGGTGTCTCTCGTGAAGGACACGGGCGATATCGCCGATATTTTCTCCGCCGTCCGCGCCAGCGTCCCGGGAGATGGGTGTCTGCGCTGCGCGCAGCTGATCAACCCGGTCCTCCTTCAGGAGGAAGCCAAGAGTCATGGCGAACGCCGCCGACAGCGCTACCTCGACGATGACGATGTGCCTGCACCCAGCGTCATCACCCTCAACGCACTGGCCGCCGCGCACGCGGTCAACGACTGGATGATGAGCATCACCGGCCTGACCTCCGATCTCGTGGAGCCCCACCGCTGGATCACCATTCACCCGCTCACTGACGAGATCGTCGAGTACGCACAACGACACCACCCCAGTTGCCCCAACTGCGGACTCGGGCGTTTCGCCCGCGGCGATGCCAGACGCCTTCCCACAAAGGTCCGCTGA
- a CDS encoding DUF2188 domain-containing protein — protein MANNDEDRYVVPNKERGGWDVVKEGHERASAHFDTQAEAIARAREIVENSGDGRGEVRIQGANGQFRDSDSGSKNETRAKDTR, from the coding sequence ATGGCGAACAACGATGAAGACCGGTACGTCGTCCCCAACAAAGAGCGCGGAGGGTGGGACGTCGTCAAGGAAGGCCACGAACGCGCATCCGCGCACTTCGACACCCAAGCCGAGGCAATCGCCCGCGCACGCGAAATCGTCGAGAACTCAGGCGACGGCCGCGGCGAAGTACGCATCCAAGGCGCCAACGGCCAGTTCCGCGACTCCGACTCCGGCTCGAAGAACGAAACCCGGGCCAAAGACACCCGGTAA
- a CDS encoding single-stranded DNA-binding protein, which produces MTTRIPVTIEGNLTGDPEHGAGESGNEYARFSVAVNDRRLNETTGRWEDAGTVFHRVVVFNQQARNVAESLRKGDAVLVAGDLRFGTYTDKDSGQTRETRDIVADNVAASLKFTGVALDRSPKANGPAADATGPVAAPASYAGTGVVR; this is translated from the coding sequence ATGACCACCAGAATTCCCGTCACCATCGAGGGCAACCTCACCGGCGACCCCGAACACGGCGCCGGTGAATCCGGCAACGAATACGCCCGGTTCAGTGTCGCCGTCAACGACCGCCGGCTCAACGAGACCACCGGCCGGTGGGAAGACGCCGGCACCGTGTTTCACCGGGTCGTGGTCTTCAACCAGCAGGCGCGGAACGTCGCCGAGTCGCTCCGCAAGGGCGACGCGGTCCTCGTCGCCGGCGACCTCCGGTTCGGTACCTACACCGACAAGGACTCCGGGCAGACCCGCGAGACCCGCGACATCGTCGCGGACAACGTGGCGGCCTCCCTGAAGTTCACCGGCGTCGCGCTGGATCGATCCCCAAAAGCTAACGGCCCCGCAGCAGACGCTACGGGGCCGGTAGCAGCACCGGCCTCGTACGCCGGTACTGGGGTTGTCCGCTAA
- a CDS encoding type IV secretory system conjugative DNA transfer family protein — protein sequence MGDRLLSRVLAGAIAILIVLGFASAVIAEAITQLICGTRPEPTGVLSGLSLALTGNPATYTAPAGCALPVWQIRVADLLLLLAVAAIAIGVVVAYQRHRQSDRSFITDLRLRPGFAPTAEVKAHLSAKAVLRRAGQLRPDLARPTATDVGWRVGRSRGMDVFVSIEDSVALEGPPRSGKGYRVLISAILDWSGPLITTSTTNDNLTATLRMRQNRGTVHVFDPQGLSGIRNPIRISPLAGCTDPLVAMQRGTAIITGTALGSSTTNGEWAQASGVVLGRLLHAAAVGGRTIEDIYDWGSSPALARTAVDVLRSDGAPGWGDNLEATISGDEKLVSSIWFGVQGAVAPLAVPQIRDTLMPRPGDPVFDPREFLDAANTLYLLGSSSGASAMGGFLGALLDDIVEVARTTALASPGARLSHPLGLILDEIANMFRWAALPRTMADGGGRGICTFVVLQALSQAETSWSKAEADTIWAAATAKVLLGGASHVDHLRDVEALLGTRDTHRTQRSWSTQNEGHTTSEQFERRPLMSVDEIRRMPPTVGLLAYRNRRGVLLDLAGWDERRDAAAIRTGKRHTEAEQHAVFTTTRRTPAEQEPEPVPVDSAAEEGEES from the coding sequence ATGGGTGACCGACTGCTCAGCCGCGTCCTCGCTGGCGCGATCGCGATCCTCATCGTGCTCGGCTTCGCCTCCGCCGTCATCGCCGAAGCCATCACCCAACTGATCTGCGGCACCCGCCCCGAACCCACCGGGGTGCTCTCCGGGCTGAGCCTCGCACTCACCGGCAATCCCGCCACGTACACCGCCCCCGCGGGATGCGCGCTGCCGGTGTGGCAGATCCGCGTCGCCGACCTCCTCCTTCTGCTTGCGGTCGCCGCCATCGCGATTGGCGTGGTGGTGGCGTATCAGCGGCACCGGCAGTCCGACCGGTCCTTCATCACCGACCTCCGCCTCCGCCCCGGCTTCGCCCCCACAGCAGAGGTCAAAGCCCACCTCTCCGCCAAAGCCGTACTGCGCCGCGCCGGCCAGCTGCGCCCCGACCTGGCCCGCCCGACGGCGACCGATGTCGGGTGGCGGGTGGGCCGGTCGCGGGGCATGGACGTGTTCGTCTCCATCGAAGACTCCGTCGCCCTCGAAGGACCACCGCGCTCCGGCAAGGGATACCGGGTGCTGATCTCCGCCATCCTGGACTGGTCCGGGCCGCTGATCACCACCTCCACCACCAACGACAACCTCACCGCCACCCTGCGGATGCGGCAGAACCGCGGCACCGTGCACGTGTTCGACCCGCAAGGCCTCTCCGGAATCCGCAACCCGATCCGCATCAGCCCCCTCGCCGGCTGCACCGACCCGCTCGTGGCGATGCAACGCGGCACCGCCATCATCACCGGCACCGCCCTCGGATCCTCCACCACCAACGGCGAATGGGCCCAAGCCTCCGGCGTCGTCCTCGGCCGGCTCCTGCACGCCGCCGCCGTCGGCGGCCGCACCATCGAGGACATTTACGACTGGGGCTCCAGCCCCGCCCTCGCCCGCACCGCCGTCGACGTACTCCGCAGCGACGGTGCCCCCGGTTGGGGCGACAACCTCGAAGCGACCATCAGCGGAGACGAGAAACTGGTCTCCTCCATCTGGTTCGGCGTGCAAGGAGCCGTCGCCCCGCTCGCGGTGCCACAGATCCGCGACACGTTGATGCCGCGCCCCGGCGATCCGGTGTTCGACCCTCGCGAGTTCCTCGACGCCGCCAACACCTTGTACCTGCTCGGGTCCTCGTCGGGGGCGTCGGCGATGGGCGGGTTCCTCGGCGCACTCCTGGACGACATCGTCGAAGTCGCCCGCACCACCGCCCTCGCCTCCCCCGGCGCCCGGCTCAGCCACCCGCTCGGGCTCATCCTCGATGAGATCGCCAACATGTTCCGGTGGGCAGCGCTCCCGCGCACCATGGCCGACGGTGGCGGCCGCGGCATCTGCACCTTCGTCGTCCTCCAAGCCCTCTCCCAAGCAGAGACGTCCTGGTCCAAAGCTGAGGCCGACACCATCTGGGCCGCCGCCACCGCCAAAGTCCTCCTGGGCGGCGCCTCCCACGTCGACCACCTCCGCGACGTCGAAGCACTCCTCGGCACCCGCGACACCCACCGCACCCAACGCTCCTGGTCCACCCAGAACGAAGGCCACACCACCAGCGAACAGTTCGAACGCCGCCCGCTGATGTCCGTCGACGAGATCCGCCGCATGCCCCCCACCGTCGGGCTGCTCGCCTACCGCAACCGCCGCGGCGTCCTGCTGGACCTCGCCGGATGGGACGAACGCCGCGACGCCGCCGCTATCCGCACCGGCAAACGTCACACCGAAGCCGAACAGCACGCCGTCTTCACCACCACCCGACGCACACCAGCCGAGCAGGAGCCAGAGCCCGTACCCGTCGACTCGGCCGCAGAGGAAGGGGAGGAGTCATGA
- a CDS encoding ParA family protein translates to MSTATHPRAYATVTGPTATFITPDGHTEPLTATGNDDIRLTIVRRAAEEARRTGTPVELVTAGDRGEHHLLVTTTGEITPVPDTAPSLEPDQPDPESAEADASLTLHLGEEVREPAQEQQSAAQAPAPEPPTRASFITHTTDSARPVTGWRGALSSLGITVKPSPAELARRDREAVVSRHWAGCRTIAVVNGKGGVGKTMTTAMLAAVYARYGGGNVLAWDNNDTRGTLGWRTEQGLYDTTVRDLLPAAPTLLDPAASVSDITRYVHHQCVDRYDVLRSNPELLATDQRIAEAEFDLLMQVAARYYRLVIFDSGNDESAQRWLRMIDSSYQLVIPTLAAPEPAESAALLLDALRQRDERSAALAAHAVVVVTQSEPARRADLDRVVDGFAPHVRAVATIPFDPALKSGPLRFEALRPATRDAWVAVAAHAAEKL, encoded by the coding sequence ATGAGCACCGCCACCCACCCCCGCGCCTATGCGACCGTCACCGGCCCCACCGCCACCTTCATCACCCCCGACGGACACACCGAACCCCTCACCGCGACCGGGAACGACGACATCCGCCTCACCATCGTCCGCCGCGCCGCCGAAGAAGCACGCCGCACCGGCACCCCCGTCGAGCTCGTCACCGCCGGCGACCGCGGCGAACACCACCTCCTCGTCACCACCACCGGAGAAATCACCCCCGTCCCCGACACCGCACCGTCGCTCGAACCGGACCAGCCCGATCCCGAGTCGGCTGAGGCTGATGCCTCGCTCACCTTGCATCTTGGAGAGGAGGTGAGGGAACCGGCGCAGGAGCAGCAGTCCGCCGCGCAGGCCCCTGCTCCTGAGCCGCCCACCCGCGCTTCCTTCATCACTCACACCACCGACTCCGCCCGCCCCGTCACCGGGTGGCGGGGTGCGCTCAGCAGTCTCGGCATCACGGTGAAGCCGTCTCCGGCGGAGCTGGCTCGCCGGGATCGGGAGGCGGTGGTGTCACGGCATTGGGCGGGATGCCGCACCATCGCCGTCGTCAACGGCAAAGGCGGCGTCGGAAAGACCATGACCACCGCCATGCTCGCCGCCGTCTACGCCCGATACGGCGGCGGCAACGTCCTCGCCTGGGACAACAACGACACCCGCGGCACCCTCGGCTGGCGTACCGAACAAGGCCTCTACGACACCACAGTCCGCGATCTTCTCCCCGCCGCCCCCACCCTGCTGGACCCGGCCGCGTCGGTGTCGGACATCACCCGGTACGTGCACCACCAGTGCGTCGACCGGTACGACGTGCTGCGCTCCAACCCGGAACTGCTCGCCACCGATCAGCGCATAGCTGAGGCCGAGTTCGACCTGCTGATGCAGGTCGCCGCCCGCTACTACCGGCTGGTGATCTTCGACTCCGGCAACGACGAATCCGCGCAGCGGTGGCTGCGGATGATCGACTCGTCCTATCAGCTCGTCATCCCCACCCTCGCCGCCCCCGAACCAGCCGAATCCGCCGCCCTGCTGTTGGACGCTCTGCGGCAGCGTGACGAACGCTCCGCCGCCCTCGCCGCCCACGCGGTCGTGGTCGTCACACAATCCGAACCCGCCCGCCGTGCCGACCTGGACCGGGTCGTCGACGGCTTCGCCCCGCACGTCCGGGCGGTCGCCACCATCCCGTTCGACCCTGCCCTGAAGTCCGGGCCACTGCGCTTCGAGGCGTTGCGCCCGGCCACGCGGGACGCTTGGGTGGCCGTGGCCGCCCACGCCGCCGAGAAGTTGTGA
- a CDS encoding SCO6880 family protein, whose protein sequence is MTSTSDLSRPVRLPRRSRQGVVMGMDGWQLTFVAAAGTVVLICINRFGPPGLLYGAPLYLLLGGTALTSIHGVSSPRMAGLWLMKQTRHALGATTQTYRPERRELAGTLNMPGTRASIQFWDVDGVACVYNPHDRTVSVTAELEVQGFLMHDTPDRYDLAQQWAQVLASFTQRPGIKRVTLQERTLPTTIRAARDHYDTVRRRRDLEATSPAATNYEEVMNGSERFAVSHRNYLTFTLDLLALGAQLKSLGGGKDAIQSLAYIEAGNLSDALRAAKVKVRKWLSPRDVAALARVAFDPEFASTVQNRDDTHAGVDPIALGPMYLEEPKGHNGIVHTDSGVHTTMWVHEWPRSDAPVGFVSPIVFARHPHTGEAVTHIFSLVLTPVPVSKALKRIRDEKKVWRGNEKLRAKRGTDGSAADLADWDALEKQEQEIVAGHGEFRYGAYLTITAPDEERLDQAVAGMRNALSRAGMEAQVLYCQQAEALMVNALPVGLGMK, encoded by the coding sequence ATGACCTCGACTTCGGATCTGTCCCGGCCGGTCAGGTTGCCGCGCCGCTCCCGGCAAGGAGTGGTGATGGGGATGGACGGCTGGCAGCTCACGTTCGTCGCCGCCGCCGGCACCGTGGTGCTGATCTGCATCAACCGGTTCGGTCCCCCCGGGCTCCTCTACGGCGCCCCCCTCTACCTGCTCCTCGGCGGGACGGCACTGACCAGCATCCACGGGGTATCCTCGCCGCGGATGGCGGGACTGTGGCTCATGAAGCAGACCCGCCACGCCCTGGGTGCCACCACGCAGACATACCGGCCGGAGCGGCGTGAGCTGGCGGGGACGTTGAACATGCCGGGCACTCGGGCGTCGATCCAGTTCTGGGATGTGGACGGGGTGGCGTGTGTGTACAACCCGCACGACCGGACCGTGTCGGTGACCGCGGAGCTCGAGGTGCAGGGGTTTCTGATGCACGACACCCCCGACCGGTACGACCTCGCCCAGCAGTGGGCGCAGGTCCTCGCCTCCTTTACCCAACGGCCCGGCATCAAACGCGTCACCCTGCAAGAGCGCACCCTGCCCACGACCATTCGTGCCGCCCGGGACCACTACGACACCGTCCGCCGCCGTCGCGACCTCGAGGCCACCTCGCCCGCCGCGACCAACTATGAGGAGGTGATGAACGGGTCGGAGCGGTTCGCGGTCTCGCACCGCAATTACCTCACCTTCACCCTCGACCTGCTCGCCCTCGGCGCGCAGTTGAAGTCGCTCGGTGGCGGCAAGGACGCCATCCAGTCCCTTGCCTACATCGAGGCGGGGAATCTGTCGGACGCGCTGCGCGCAGCCAAGGTCAAAGTCCGCAAATGGCTCTCCCCACGAGATGTCGCCGCGCTGGCCCGGGTGGCGTTCGACCCGGAGTTCGCGTCCACCGTGCAGAACCGTGACGACACCCACGCCGGGGTGGATCCGATTGCGCTCGGCCCGATGTACCTCGAGGAACCCAAGGGTCACAACGGGATCGTGCACACCGACTCGGGAGTGCACACCACGATGTGGGTGCATGAGTGGCCGCGGTCGGATGCGCCGGTCGGGTTCGTGTCGCCGATCGTGTTCGCCCGCCACCCCCACACCGGGGAGGCGGTCACCCACATCTTCTCCCTGGTGCTCACCCCGGTGCCGGTGTCGAAGGCGCTGAAGCGGATCCGGGATGAGAAGAAGGTGTGGCGGGGCAACGAGAAGCTGCGTGCCAAGCGGGGCACCGACGGGTCGGCCGCCGATCTGGCGGACTGGGACGCGTTGGAGAAGCAGGAGCAGGAGATCGTCGCCGGGCACGGTGAGTTCCGGTACGGCGCCTACCTCACCATCACCGCCCCCGACGAGGAACGCCTGGACCAGGCCGTCGCGGGGATGCGCAACGCGCTGTCCCGGGCAGGGATGGAGGCGCAGGTGCTGTACTGCCAGCAAGCCGAAGCGCTCATGGTGAATGCGCTGCCGGTCGGTTTGGGGATGAAGTGA